The region AATTAAGATGGTGATTTCCTGAAACCTTGTAGATTGAAGGACACCAATGAGGTTCTCTTGCACGTGAAATTTCCCAGGAGTTTGACATTCATAAGGTTCCAAATGATTCCACAGAACATTAAAGTTAAATATTTTCTGTACAGCTTTGGATTTCTAATTTTTTCTTAATCATTTTGTCTTGTTCACTGAATCAAGCATCAAACTTGGTCTGATATGCTGTGTGAATCACAGCTTCATTTCTGTTGGAATTATAATCATATCACGTGTACCTTGTGGTTCTTGTTCTTTTAGTTTATCTTTTTATTTGACTGCTCCAAGTAGTGCTAACTATGTGGTTAACAATAACTTAACTTTGCCTGTTCCTTTTTTTTCTACAGGGAGATAACCTTGTTTATGGAATCTGTGAGGCTGTTGATGGGGAAAAAGATCCTGAGTGCTTATTGCTTGTCTTTCATATAGTGGAATGTCTTGGACAGATATATCCCGATCCTTCTGGCCCTTTAGCAAATTATGCGGAGGATATGTTCGAAATTCTAGGAAGTTATTTCCCGATCCATTTCACACATGTGAGTGACCTCTTTATTCTATTTTCCCATGCCTCATCATATTTGTCGTATCTGTGCTTATGGCTCTTGTATTAAGCATTAAATTTCATAACCTTAGAATTTTGATTGGTCAAAGGTTTTATAGCATGGTTTAGAGAAGAGCAGTATCTAAATTATTTTTGAACAAATTGGGAGGAGTTTAAATATACTGTTTTAAACATTATTTGAAAGAGCTGACTAAAGATAGAAGGATGTGTTGCACTCCTTTTGCATATTTTTGAGTGCACATTGTTTCCCAaattttttaattcataatCTCATATTAGAAAATACATCACTCATTTGACCACTCCTTGGGAATGTATGTCTTCTGTCTGGTGCTATTAGGACAGAAtgctaattttttcattttccccTCCCCCCAATCTTTTAGGAGTATATGTTTTCCCTCTATTCTAATTTGATATTCAATATTTGTCCAGCCAAAAGGTGAGGATGATGACACAAAGAGAGAAGAACTATCGAGGGCATTAATGGTGAGCAATTTGTTGCATGTTACTATGTGGTCGCAGCCAAAGCTGAATTTACTAAACAGTCTGCTCTTCCTAAAGATGTTTATAAAGAAAATTTAGACACTTACTTGTATTCTGATGTCTTTCAGTTGTCATTTGCTTCTACACCTCTTTTTGAACCTTTTTCTATCCCGTTGCTGCTAGAGAAACTTTCATCTTCTCTTCCGTCAGCTAAGGTCAGTCTTCAACTCAATGCATCTCCGCAACCTTTTTATATGTGTGAAATATATTTCACTTAATTTGTTGGATGCCTACATGTTTATCTGCAGGTGGAGTCATTTAAGTATCTTAGCTGTTGCACAGCAAAGTATGGACCAGAAAGGATGGCAAGCCACGCTGAAGTTCTTTGGTCTTCTGTAAAAGATGCCATATATATATCACCTCAGTGTACCCTGACCAAGGAGTCTGAATTACTCGGTGGAATGGGCTTTAAGGATAGTGATGTTATGATGCAAGCTTTTATACTCCTGCAGGAAGTTATTCAACAATATGGTGATTTCATTAGTTTAGTTTTAGGTGACAATGACATAAATGCCTTCATGAATTCCCTGAGTCAGTATAAGGAGATGGATGATATTCCTTCACTAGCAAAACAGAGATTGCATGTGGTTGGTCACATTATGTCCACTTGTGCTAAACCCTCACCTGCTTTGTGCAATAAAGTCTTTAACAGTTTCTTTCCGCTCCTCATGGAAAGTCTGGGGCTTTCAGTTGAAAAATCATTAAATGGCTACCTAGATGAAGATTGTTCTCCTCCTGCCAAATTTAATTTTGCAGCTATTTATCTCTGCACAGAACTTCTTGCAGCATGCAGATATGTGGCTGTCTCCCTCGACAGTTCTACCCCAACCCTTGAATTTTCTCAACAGACATGGTCTACCATGCTTAAAAATTCCTGTAAATCACTAGTAAAAACATTCTTTTCCCTCTTAAGATCAACGGAAGCTGATCAAAGAGCACGTTCTGGTGTTTACTTTGGAGGTTAGCTATTTTCTCTGAATGCTGTCACTACTTATGATAGGAAGAACATGTTAAGGTTCTTAGAGGATGTAAAATATCTTACTTGTGAATTTGTTGTCAATGACAATGGTtcgttttcctttttatatttatttctacTAAATTGAGTAGacctgaaatttgaaatttttgggGAGTCATATTTTACTCACCTTGTTGGAAGGATGGATCTGCCAAAGATTCCTTCTTTGCGGAGTGCGTTCCCTATCTGTCTGAGAACCCAACTTCTTTTTATCATGATTCTTTTGAAAAATGACCTCCACTTTTATAATATATAGGTATGCTCTTGTTGTAAAGATAACATGGCTTTTCCTTGTAaagctatttatttattttgttgtgaatAACTGCAGTTAAGGGCCTGGAAATTTTGGCTACATTTCCAGAAAGCTTCCTTCCGGCATCAAACTCCTTATATGACAATATATTGTCAGAGTTTGTCAGAACAGTTACTTCAGGCAGCCACGAGACATTCTTGTGGATATTGACTTTGAAGGCACTGACAGAAATTGGCCTTTTTGCCAATAAACATCCAGAATCTGCAAAAGCTGTCATCTTTGAGAAAATTGTTGTAGAAAAGTTTGTCTTCCTGATACCTTCTGGTGAATCAGCTATGCCTTCATCACTCAAACTGAAAGCTGCTTTTGAAATCGGTGGAACAAGGAAGGAGTTCATGTTCAAAGTTGTTCATGCGTTATCTGCAGCCATATATACCAATTTCTCAGCTGCTTATGTAAGTATCTACATTATCCTGCCAAACATTAGGTATTTTTTTCCCCCAGAAGTGCACCTTATAGTTTTGCATCATCATATATACTGGTGGTTTAGATATTTGTAGAGTTTTGTATGCTTCTTCAAAGAATAAATAATCACTGAATAGATTATAATCCTACTATAGTTATGCATGTGGTTAATGATGACATTGTGTTAGTTCTGCATATCCTGTAttctttttcattattttgtaTTTGCTCTTGTAAAACTTTGTTCAACATTAATCCAAACAGGATGAAGGGAATCATGAATCTGGAAAATTGATGATCCAGCTTCTTGATACTTACACTGAAAAGGTGCTTCCATGGTGAGTAAATTTTTGGTAATCAATTTCCATATCAGTATTTTGTTTCCTTGATTCATGTCTTAGTATCTATTGAACACAAAAGCTACATTGAATTTAAGTTTCAGTGTGGCGGGGAATGAAACGAGTTTTagtttaacatacaaaatatttaGGTTTCAACATAGTAGGGAATGCAAAGAATTAAGTTTCAAGAACTAAATCAATTGTTGTGATTTCATATTTAACTTTTTAATGGACATGTTTCTTGCCTTGGACCCAGGTTTCTTAAGATTGGAGGCTTTGAGGAAATTCCACTGAATTTTGCCCTCGGTATCTGGGAGAAGATTGAACATACTATGTACTTAAACCTCAGTGCCCTGGAAATTGCTATGGTAAGGCAGCCAAATTAAAGTTAGATCTCTCCAGCCTGTTTCATTTCTTGTATTTTACCACTAGGTAAAttggattttgttttattagggAGCAGGTTATAAGGATCTTCTCAGTGCAATAATGACTGCAATTAAGAAGGCTGTTGGGAGTTGTTCGAAAGAAAGGCAGGAAATAATCATTAATAAAGCCTTTGGAGTACTTTCTTCATGTACCGGTTTTGGGTTTGAATCTGGCAGTTCTCTTGTAAAGGAGGAAGATGTGAAGCAAAATCTCAATCCCGGCGACTCTTCCTGTAAACATGAGTGGCTTACTTCATTATTTGCTTCAGTCATTATAGCTCTCCGCCCTCAAACAAGTATAccaaatggaaaaatgattaTACAGCTGTTCATAAAAAGCCTCCTTAACGGACATGTTCCATCTGCTCATGCACTGGGTTCTTTAGTTAATAAACTGCCTTTGGAGATCAAAGGAATGAACTGTTCTGAAAATCTGACTCTGAACAAGGCACTGGACATGATATCTCCTACTTTTACAGGGATTTCTCACCATGATAACGTTTCTCAAAATAATGGCAGTGGAATTGATTTCAGTAGTTTAAGATTAAATACCTTAAGAATGCAATCCGGGATTAACACCGCAATTGGATTGGCATGGATTGGTAAAGGATTACTTACGAGGGGGCATGAAAAGATGAAAGATATAACCATGGCTTTATTGAGTTTGTTGATGTTGGATCGTGAAGGTGCAGACTCAAAAGAGCTCCAAATTATTGATGTAGAAGACATGCATCAGCTGAGAACAACTGCGGCTGATGCATTTCATATCATTATGTGTGACTCTGGAGAATGCCTGAGTCGAGCGTATCATGCAACCATACGACCGCTCTACAAGCAACGTTTTTTCAGCACCATCATGCCAATTTTTTTGTCCTTGGTGATAAAATCTGATGCATCGCTTGTCAGGTATGGATCATGATAGGAAATGACTTAAATACGCTGTTTAACTTGTGCACTATTGCCAGCCAATACAATAATACTTGAGCATCCTACACTTCACCTCTCAGGGTTTCTCTGAAGTTTGTTTTTACTTTAATGAGTTGATTTGGTTTGGATTATCTTCACTATTACATCTAACAAAAATGTATATGATCATTTACTCTCCCCCGTTAGGTGGTTTACTAGTTTTCAAtgcatatattttgtttaaGTATGATTCAAACTTAGTTGAACTGAATGGGGCATCTATTTTTCTGTCTTGATCTAGCCCTACATACACTTCCAGATCTATGCTATATAGAGCCTTTGCACACGTTGTGTCTGATACTCCCGTGATTGCTGTTTTGGCTGAATCCAAAAAGGTCAGCGATATTAGTTCACTCTTACCATCTCCAATTTTGCGATACTATCCTTCAATATATTTATACAGAGTTTTATTGAGATGTATGACCTTGCACACAGATTGTCCCTATTTTATTGGATTGCTTGTCCGTGCTGAGCAAGGATGTGGCtaacaaggaaattatttacaACGTTTTACTTGTCATATCAGGAATATTGCTCGAGAAAAATGGTGAGAACACACATATCTTCCCATTCAACAAGGCATGAATTGAAcgatttatgattttatcaTTACCATTTGTAcatgcttatttattttatggaaATTTGTACTGCTTACTGCTAAAAAGATACTGATTTTCGATCTTATTTTACTCTTGTTCTCGTGTATCGGTTGAAATGCATTTCGATTGCCAATTACTCTAATTCTTTTGCACTATTTGCCACAGGACAAGAAGCTGCAGTAGAAAATGCACCTATCATTATAAACCTGCTTATTGATCTCACAACATACCAACACATGATGGTAATAAACATTCTTCCTTTGCTGCTGTTAACTTTCTGAATCTCGTCACACTTGTGGTAAATCTGTTTATTTATTTCCCATAAAGCTACCAATCCATGCACTAGTgaaatcaaatttcaaaatgTTTTCAGGCTATTCGAGAAACAGCAATACAGTGTCTCGTTGCTATGACTGAGCTTCCCTACACTAGAATTTATCCTTTGAGAACTAAGGTATGAATATTCTTACACTCAGGTGCACATGTTGAAATCTCAAGATGACAATCAACTATAGCACTAGTGATGCATATATCTTTTCTCGTCATCACAAACTTTCCAGTAACAAAATCATTTCTGAATGCTAGGTTTTACAAGCTACATCAAAGGCACTTGATGATCCTAAGAGGATTGTTCGTCAAGAGGCTGTCAGATGTCGACAATCTTGGTAAGTAAaatgtactactagtattttcaCTCGTAGTAATTTCAAATCTAGAATCAGAATTTTTCGTTGattgatgttttctttttccTCCCCGTCATCGTTTGTAGGGCTTCAATTGCGTCAAGAACTCTTCGCTTCTAAAACTAAGAGTATTTTGTTGCTGAGATATTGTTACAAGTAAGAAGCTTTGTCGCAGATAGTATTCTTGTGTTGTAGCAGTAACAGTAATTTTGTGTAGATTTCATATACTGGCATTGATGTATATTCTCTATAATCATTGCTTCTCTTTATTTAGTACTGTAATAGCCCCAAAGTGAGCATTCAAATTTCCTATTCTGAAACTGATCCTTCATCTCCTATTCTGAAATTCAGAAATTTTATAATGATTGCAAactgaaaaatattaaaaaatcagaaataaaatttttatcGGTACATATAAATCAGATATATTTAATAAACAATtgtctaaaaaataaaataaattgttgtATATATATTAGACATGCTTCAAATTTTAGGATACCAGACTGAAAATCCATATTTTGAGAATAATACATCTTAAAATAtcatatatagtactataattcatgtttttggattttttatttttaaaaaaaacagacaaaattgaaaatccatatttagaaaataaagaaaattgaaaatttgaaccGATTTAATACTATTCTAATTCAAAATTTAGGAAACAGTATCAGAATCCTGCAAATACCAAAGTTTCAAGTAGCAAACATTCAttaaagaggaagaagaggccTCCATCTTCTAAAGGAATGGCATTCTCATCGCTCTGTGTCGGCTGAAGCTTCTGCCCCTTCCTCGTCATCCGGCTGTACAGATTCGTGCTTTGCAGCTGCCTGCAACACCCTGCTTTGGATGCCAGATGATGAAGGCGACGTGGGCAGTCCATCGCCGTTGCTTCCCCCCTTGCCCGCTGCCCATGAGATTGCCCGGCCGCCTAGTCGCACTGGAGTTAGCAGCAGCCTGAGGATGAACTCCAAAATTACAATCATTTTCGTGCTCTCAAATGGTATATATAACACTTCCTCTCGAATATCAAAGTTTCACGCGTAGGAACACAGTAACATAATCCATAAAAACGTGCATAAACACTCGATGCTGAGGCTCGGTGAAGTAAGGCTGTATACCTCACATCCTGCTTCAAATCTTCCACGTTCTCGTATGAAGCAACTCGTCTGATTAGGCTCTGGCCCAGACCGATAACACCGACAAACTGCAGAGTCGTCTCCCATTCTGCAGGAAGGGGAAAAGAATTGTTAAACTTGACATGGCAAATGATATACAGCCATATAACTGAGGCCACCAATTCATTTTGACACATCTTCTGCTTCAGAGAGAAGGCAGGCGAAAGACTTACCTCAGTAAGTATAGTAAATGCTGTCTCGGGTTTTGCCATCTTAATACGTAACCCGTTTTTTACCCAAGCCCGAAAGCCACCTTTGACAATATAAGGTTTCTGTTgtatggaaaaaaaaaacacaaatgaATGGAAATAATTTACAGCCTTTGTAAAGTGATCTTAAATACCGAAACTATTAGCTTTTGCTGGTCGTACTTGCCTTAGTTCCAAGCTTTCTCAGTGATCTTGCGACGCCCTTCGAGAAAGTTCCATCAGCATCCATAACGAAAACTTTAGACCTGTCCTGCACGTAAAGAAGTCGAAAAGAATAATTTCTTGTCAATCGTATTTCAGTATAGCCAATCGCTCTTTTAACTATCAACGGACAGGATTGGAAAAGGAAAAATATTCATGGACAAGATTCATACATCAACTATGTTAAGGTTACGGATAACAGCAGCTAGCAATGTGTATTCAATATCTCGTCCCCCCTTCAGCAACTTGTTCGTGGAGCGATCAACCTACGTATTTATGTGCAGAAAGAAAGAAATGTCAATAAAAATATCTCACCATCAGTAGCTTATTAATCTATCTTTCCCAACAAGATCTTAATTCTTAACTGGAGAAAACTGATGAGAGACAAAGTGCACTTACCTCAGGAAGTGTCACACTGGCATATCGAAATCGAGCTGCCATTCGAAGATCAGGAACACCATCTCTTTCCTTGAAATTCTTTGCAGACAAAACAATGATACCAGTTGATGTAAGAACTATAACTTTCAAAGGATAAATTCAGAATATCCTACCTCAGGTCGAATGTCTACAAGAACAGCGTTTTCAAAAAATCTGCAGGATAAATCCCTTCACGAAACTGTAAGCATATCCGACAGCTTTCCCCCCTCGTATCAAAGAGTCCTCACCTACAACAATTGTTCCCCTTAAAACATCAAGTGCAAAAGGCCCGGCTCGGCCTGATGCTTCCTTCAACTCACTGAATAGTCCAGACAACATACCACCGGGCGACTGTGATCCTGCAGATTTTTTGACAAACAAGATAATCTCATCGATGGAATCACTCACTGCTCGATTGGTATTTTTCAGAACACTTTCTCCTATCTTAGATGCATCAGCAGCAGAATCACGCAATTTGGAAACAATATCAGACAGTTTCGCCTCCAGATACGATAGTGAATCTTCATCCATGTCAAATGAATGAAATACCAGATGAGAAGGCACAACTGATTCAACAGGAAGCGCCTCGGCATTATCAACTGTGTTCATAAGAAAATCCACTAGCTGGTCATCTACAAACACGATGTTATCTGATCCTAGACAGCGTGCTCCATCTTTCACCCTAACTCGGTAACTGCTCAGCCCACATTGTCTTAAATTTGGCGATCCAGATCGATATAACGACCGAGAAGCAGACAGAAACAGTTTAGATTTTCCAACATTGTTGAGGTAAAGACATGAATTAGAGGAAGCTAAGTCAAGACTAAAGCAGTTGGCATCAAATCTCATCCCATGTGGAGAAAAGGATTTCAATCCTTCACAAACACAAATCTGCACAAGAATATGCAATGGGAAAATCGGGGTTTATGGGGCACTTTGCCTTtaagattacgtaaatgtacctattttgttatctattccataaatgggaaaaacgcctaTGACATTGGCGTGTCTTTAAGTAAAAACCAGGCCCGGCCCTGGGGGGGTCGAGCAGTGCCCCCGCCCCGGGCCCCCAAAACGTTGGGgcctccaaaatccaaatacatacATGAGTATATACATGCTAGAAGAAACTTTTAAggtaataatataaattgtatGCTATAAATATTGTCTTGGATGTATTGAAGTGTTTTATTACTACTGTTGTTATTGTTACTAttagtttatagtattattatggGGCCCCTCTTTTAGTTCTGCCCCGGGCCAATAAAAACTCAGGACCGGGCCTGGTAAAAACGCCAATAGTAATGGCGTGTTTTCACGTAAATACGCCAACGtagttggcgttttatacttgtgtCGTATTTTGGGCGTATTCTATCCGATTACAATTACGATAAAAAACGCCAACTTAGTTGGTGTGTATAACTAAAAAACGCCTTTATAGTTGGCGTGTTATCGTTGTTGAAACGCCGAACAGATTGACGTTTTTACAGAAAGACGCCAACACGAGTGGCGTTTTACAGAAAGACGCCAACACGAGTGGCGTGTTTACTAAATcataaaaaacgccaacctgagtggcgtgtttactCAGGCTGATATAGCAGgcgttcctcccccaaatcgcgaaaatcTCACAATAAACACCCTTCGCGATTTCTCCAGCTGCGCGCCtcctctccgtgatttcggcctacattcatcaatcggtgctattctcctcgaaattcatctattttattcggttagtatgcttaccttttacattattagagtaattggtggatagctagggtttgtaatgagttgtgaattgagtagaaatattatgcattttggattggttgaatgatattattgttgattattatgttggattgtttgggtttaagttaaattgtgtataaatttgattataaacctaaaccctagggttgttatagctaaaaaattgggcaaattgttttggtttatgtgggttttggttgatgtatgttgattagtttagattgtcaaatttgtttatattgttaggtttgtcaaattgaaattggacaaattgaaaatgttaggttaggcaaaattgaaattggtaggttgggcgaattgttaattgaaattgttaattttgtgtaggtgaattggtttatgattttgaatgtgcaatgttgtgtaagtgaattatttgatgttggtgttcaattttgtgatattggattaaattgtatctaattattgaaatggtttatggttggttattgttgaatttggatgATGAATTTGGATTAAatgttatggttggttattgttgaatttggattatgtaggtaaattatggcatcatcttcaacctctcgtcgtcggcttgcatgtggtcctgcggatccatctgtattatattttcagagacaacacgtctctaacaacatatgggcaggagttccatccgaggatgtacgctgccgacgatatgaaggaataatttgggatgttcccatccaTCAATATGTCTTGGCAATAGTGGACTAGATGGGGTTTGGGGGTATAttaaggtgtggtaaaccaaaagacattgaccaccatcttatcacagctctgattgaacgttggaggccagagactcacacgtttcactttccagtcggtgaagcgactgtgacactggaagacgtggaggtcttatggggcctgaaagttgatggagaggctctgACAGCTTACATCCCCCCGACGGAAGCGGGATATTGGAAGGACAGGtgtttggattttctaggattcataccggatgcatccgagttgaaggaaatggcttttaagcagacgagcttatcgcgccaattgaggattgagctgtctggtgaccacgaacactacatatatgctcagcgggctcgtatctattgtctgctattacttggtggtctgatgatccccaacgcctccggaaataaaattccgttcttctacctacactttttcatggatatagaacggtgttctacatatagctggggtggggcgacgtttgcttgcttgtaccacaatttgtgtgaagcggccgttgctaagaggacggatgtagggggagccttaactctattacaactttgggcttgggagagaatcccaaatattagaccgaggatgctagatcccgtgcatacagactatctaccatgtgcaagcgcgtaagttgttcattaattcattttttaaacttaatgttcatcaattttcgtgttcttcgctcataatttaaattttttagatggaatggtccggcgtcatatgtaaaagcacctggccattgtattgaaaatttccgagatcagttctccatgatgcatcctaatcaggtacttcatatatttataaaatgtttttggttttttgtttttatggaaattattttgaaaaatttgtatcacatgtagtttatttggaggccttatctccaccgggagttgccggaaagttgtgatgccggtcgtcctatatggatgtcgataacaacgcttatttgttggaatctggctgagccacacctgccacaccgagtgttgcgccaattcgggattgtccaaccgtatatcccggatctcccccggtaccacggttctgattttttgaaaCATGATCGCCGTGGAAAATCTGGTCGGAATTAGGTTCAATGGCACGCGAATTACatacaggagtgggacaacagacattttacgatatggactgatatggaggacagtactgagcctgttgcaacggaagaatacatgaattggtttcgccagatcactgttgtgtatttaaccaaacccggCGTGCATGCTGAAGAGGGTTTCCACGAAACGGCATCTTCTCATAACTTTACGGTACATTATTTATACTTAACTAAACTCTGATTACTTATTTAAAACGAAAgattaactttgaaaaattgtaggtggagacgcttcacaaTATACGCCACTTTCTAAGTGGCCGAGCTACGACAGGACATTTCTGTCCGGATATggaaaccatttcgaggatggttaaagaaggactgcagatatccggggagcctcagctgatggactaccctccttcgcagcgctctgcaatggacgtggacgtacccataaggcaaaaggcaaaacgacgaaccaagCAGAAAACCACccgcggagagtcgtcatctcagttcgtacacaactccgatgacgattttgtggaaccacctccaccgagctctgtacttcgaggccgtcattctatcagccataccggtggtaccggagaagatattggccttagtgatgtccccgcttctccaccgcggtcgtctgtgcaggaggatcttgagaacgctgttgttcaagatactcctccctcaaggatccctagatctacatcaactattgggaaggggatacggcgtctgtttatgcggaaacATCGTGACGATTGAACTAATTTGAACTATTGATATTAgtgtaatttgatattgatgttttttcatttgatttgaactcattgattttaAGTCTTTATGATTAAGTCTTTGGATGTCTGAATTATTAATTCCTAGTTGAAATGAAAACAGGCAAATAAAGAGATATAGGAAGAAATTTTGGTAATGTAAGTCTTTGTGAAAAACGCCAATGGTATTGGCGTTTATAAGTTAGAAGAAATTTTGCTCGTTTTTTCCACGACgtttctgaacaaacacgccattcccgtAGGCGTTTTTGTTTAAAAACGCCTATGTCATTGGCGTGTTATTTAAAACGCCAATGTCATTGGCGTGTCTAAGTTAGTTTTTAATTTGCTCATTTTTTTCCACGACGAATGCGGACATTCTGAATAAAGACGCCATTCCCATCGGCGTTTTTGTTTAAACACACCAATGGCATTAgcgtgttatttaaaaacgccaatgtcaTTAGTTTTTAATTTGCTCGTTTTTTGCACGACGAATGTGGACATTCTGAATAAAGACGCCATTCCCATCGGCGTTTTTTTGCTAAAAGACGCCAGTCGCGTTGGCGTGTTTAAGTAAAAACACGCCATTTCAGTTGGCGACTCTTTAAACACGCCATTCCCATCGgcatttttttcataaaaaacgcCAACCCCAGTTAGCGTTTTAATCT is a window of Salvia splendens isolate huo1 chromosome 3, SspV2, whole genome shotgun sequence DNA encoding:
- the LOC121795469 gene encoding uncharacterized protein LOC121795469, with amino-acid sequence MRFDANCFSLDLASSNSCLYLNNVGKSKLFLSASRSLYRSGSPNLRQCGLSSYRVRVKDGARCLGSDNIVFVDDQLVDFLMNTVDNAEALPVESVVPSHLVFHSFDMDEDSLSYLEAKLSDIVSKLRDSAADASKIGESVLKNTNRAVSDSIDEIILFVKKSAGSQSPGGMLSGLFSELKEASGRAGPFALDVLRGTIVVGEDSLIRGGKAVGYAYSFVKGFILQIF
- the LOC121794255 gene encoding MMS19 nucleotide excision repair protein homolog is translated as MGESVQWIKYIELYVSSTATPSEQAASVDEVATLLKKGIFNLETLVKEMEMYLTTTDSIVRSRGNLLLAELLDKLASKPLSSSSIHSLVGFFTERLADWKALRGALVGCLALLRRTVDVGNVTDSDAKAVAESYLQNLQVQSLGQHDRKLSFQLLECLLNQYPGAIGDLGDNLVYGICEAVDGEKDPECLLLVFHIVECLGQIYPDPSGPLANYAEDMFEILGSYFPIHFTHPKGEDDDTKREELSRALMLSFASTPLFEPFSIPLLLEKLSSSLPSAKVESFKYLSCCTAKYGPERMASHAEVLWSSVKDAIYISPQCTLTKESELLGGMGFKDSDVMMQAFILLQEVIQQYGDFISLVLGDNDINAFMNSLSQYKEMDDIPSLAKQRLHVVGHIMSTCAKPSPALCNKVFNSFFPLLMESLGLSVEKSLNGYLDEDCSPPAKFNFAAIYLCTELLAACRYVAVSLDSSTPTLEFSQQTWSTMLKNSCKSLVKTFFSLLRSTEADQRARSGVYFGVKGLEILATFPESFLPASNSLYDNILSEFVRTVTSGSHETFLWILTLKALTEIGLFANKHPESAKAVIFEKIVVEKFVFLIPSGESAMPSSLKLKAAFEIGGTRKEFMFKVVHALSAAIYTNFSAAYDEGNHESGKLMIQLLDTYTEKVLPWFLKIGGFEEIPLNFALGIWEKIEHTMYLNLSALEIAMGAGYKDLLSAIMTAIKKAVGSCSKERQEIIINKAFGVLSSCTGFGFESGSSLVKEEDVKQNLNPGDSSCKHEWLTSLFASVIIALRPQTSIPNGKMIIQLFIKSLLNGHVPSAHALGSLVNKLPLEIKGMNCSENLTLNKALDMISPTFTGISHHDNVSQNNGSGIDFSSLRLNTLRMQSGINTAIGLAWIGKGLLTRGHEKMKDITMALLSLLMLDREGADSKELQIIDVEDMHQLRTTAADAFHIIMCDSGECLSRAYHATIRPLYKQRFFSTIMPIFLSLVIKSDASLVSPTYTSRSMLYRAFAHVVSDTPVIAVLAESKKIVPILLDCLSVLSKDVANKEIIYNVLLVISGILLEKNGQEAAVENAPIIINLLIDLTTYQHMMAIRETAIQCLVAMTELPYTRIYPLRTKVLQATSKALDDPKRIVRQEAVRCRQSWASIASRTLRF